From a single Lolium rigidum isolate FL_2022 chromosome 7, APGP_CSIRO_Lrig_0.1, whole genome shotgun sequence genomic region:
- the LOC124675965 gene encoding uncharacterized protein LOC124675965 encodes MEQDGEPWCSCSLRQCRICHEEEDEGSVTSMESPCACSGSLKYAHRGCVQRWCDEKGSTLCEICLKNYEPGYTAPPKKRHVAVTIRGSLEVPMADYQEAEDALLLGPDASDPAYAECARAAGRNASWCRSLTVTFTVVLLLRHLVAMETVRAADQSFSLLTVYLLRASGILLPFYVVMRLISAVQHGQMQYRLQLLQEQRRNASSRLHRVLGQGEQQHVILVG; translated from the exons ATGGAGCAAGATGGCGAGCCGTGGTGTTCTTGCTCGCTGAGGCAGTGCAGGATTTgccacgaggaggaggatgagggctCCGTGACCTCCATGGAGTCGCCCTGCGCATGCTCTGGCTCCCTCAag TATGCCCACAGGGGATGCGTGCAGAGGTGGTGCGATGAGAAGGGCAGCACCCTCTGCGagatttgcctcaag AATTACGAGCCTGGCTACACCGCTCCTCCCAAGAAACGTCACGTCGCAGTCACCATCAG AGGGAGCCTGGAGGTCCCTATGGCGGACTACCAAGAGGCGGAGGACGCGCTGTTGCTCGGACCTGACGCCAGCGACCCGGCCTACGCCGAGTGCGCGCGTGCCGCCGGCAGAAACGCTTCCTGGTGCCGCTCGTTGACGGTGACG TTCACTGTTGTGTTGCTGCTGAGGCATCTCGTCGCCATGGAAACCGTCAGAGCCGCAGATCAGTCTTTCAGCCTACTGACG GTATACTTGCTCAGGGCTAGTGGGATCTTGTTGCCGTTCTACGTCGTCATGCGGCTCATCTCTGCTGTCCAGCACGGGCAGATGCAGTACCGGCTCCAGCTGCTCCAG GAGCAAAGAAGAAACGCATCATCAAGACTGCACCGGGTGCTTGGTCAGGGAGAGCAGCAGCATGTGATTCTTGTTGGCTGA
- the LOC124674972 gene encoding cycloartenol-C-24-methyltransferase 1, giving the protein MSKTGALDLASGLGGKINKEGVKSAVDEYEKYHGYYGGKEESRKFNYTDMVNKYYDLSTSFYEYGWGESFHFAHRWSGESLRESIKRHEHFLALQLELKPGMKVLDVGCGIGGPLREIARFSSTSVTGLNNNDYQITRGKELNRLAGLSGTCDFVKADFMNMPFSDNTFDAVYAIEATCHAPDPVGCYKEIYRVLKPGQCFAVYEWCITDHYDANNATHKRIKDEIELGNGLPDIRSTKQCLQAVKDAGFEVIWDKDLAVDSPLPWYLPLDPSRFSLSSFRLTTVGRLVTRNMVKALEYIGLAPEGSQRVSNFLEKAADGLVEGGKKEIFTPMYFFVVRKPLSE; this is encoded by the exons ATGTCCAAGACGGGAGCCCTGGATCTCGCTTCTGGCCTTGGCGGGAAGATCAACAAGGAAGGAGTCAAATCCGCGGTCGATGA GTATGAGAAGTATCATGGATACTACGGAGGGAAGGAGGAATCAAGGAAGTTCAACTACACTGATATG GTTAATAAGTACTATGATCTTTCTACTAGCTTCTATGAGTATGGCTGGGGTGAATCCTTCCACTTTGCTCACAG GTGGAGTGGGGAATCTTTAAGGGAAAGTATCAAACGGCACGAGCACTTCCTGGCCCTTCAGCTTGAGTTGAAACCAGGGATGAAG GTTTTGGACGTTGGCTGTGGAATCGGCGGACCATTGAGAGAAATTGCCAGATTTAG CTCGACCTCAGTTACTGGATTAAACAACAACGACTATCAGATAACTAGGGGAAAG GAGCTCAATCGATTGGCAGGACTGagtggaacatgtgactttgtcaAG GCAGACTTCATGAATATGCCATTCTCCGATAACACTTTCGATGCTGTTTATGCCATAGAGGCAACATGCCATGCACCTGACCCG GTTGGCTGCTATAAGGAGATCTACCGTGTATTAAAACCTGGGCAGTGTTTTGCTGTGTATGAGTGGTGCATTACAGATCACTATGATGCAAACAATGCAACCCACAAGAGGATCAAGGATGAAATTGAGCTTGGTAATGGTCTACCAGATATCAGAAGTACTAAACAATGTCTTCAAGCTGTTAAAGATGCTGGGTTTGAG GTTATTTGGGATAAGGATCTTGCTGTAGATTCTCCATTGCCTTGGTACTTGCCCTTGGATCCTAGTCGATTTTCCTTGAGTAGTTTCCGTTTGACTACCGTGGGACGACTAGTTACTCGCAATATG GTCAAGGCATTGGAATACATCGGTCTTGCTCCGGAAGGCAGTCAGAGGGTCTCTAATTTCTTAGAGAAGGCTGCGGATGGTCTTGTTGAAGGTGGCAA GAAGGAGATCTTCACCCCGATGTACTTCTTTGTGGTTCGGAAGCCTCTTTCAGAATGA